In Equus caballus isolate H_3958 breed thoroughbred chromosome 7, TB-T2T, whole genome shotgun sequence, one DNA window encodes the following:
- the LOC111774116 gene encoding complement C3-like, which yields MVWDFPMKRTVVATSQLMLLQENNFMVQALVTIPESLVYPPQQGKQYVIIRATWAPISSSSFVEKPVLVAPHAGYIFIQTDKTIYTPEHLVQYRVFAVNHRMDPVTRTFTLDIKNPDGITVMSQDLQANRGFLVSSFRLPELISLGTWSIEASYQSAARQKFKAAFDVKEYVLPSFEVQLKPNKTFFSLNDEALGVDIRAWYTFNELVDGYALAIFGIKQDSCRIPIQSSLQRVEISEGQGHVSLQRNMLMDACQGPEKDFKEISIFVNVTVFSSGLTIPLSLHGVRWSRPRFPG from the exons ATGGTGTGGGACTTTCCCATGAAGAGGACGGTGGTGGCTACTAGCCAGCTCATGCTGTTGCAGGAAAATAACTTTATGGTCCAGGCACTGGTGACG ATTCCCGAGAGCCTGGTATACCCCCCACAACAGGGGAAGCAGTATGTCATCATCCGGGCAACGTGGGCACCCATCTCGTCGTCCTCCTTCGTGGAGAAGCCAGTGCTCGTGGCTCCCCACGCTGGCTATATCTTTATCCAGACAGACAAGACCATCTACACGCCTGAGCACTTGG ttCAATACCGGGTGTTTGCCGTGAACCACAGGATGGATCCCGTGACCAGGACATTCACTCTGGACATCAAG AACCCAGACGGGATCACTGTGATGAGCCAGGATCTGCAGGCCAACAGAGGTTTCCTCGTGAGCTCCTTCCGCCTCCCAGAGCTCATCAG ccttGGGACCTGGAGCATCGAAGCCAGTTACCAGAGTGCGGCCAGGCAGAAGTTCAAGGCAGCCTTTGACGTGAAGGAATATG TGCTCCCGTCCTTCGAGGTCCAGCTGAAGCCAAACAAGACTTTCTTCAGCCTCAATGATGAGGCTCTGGGCGTGGACATCCGGGCCTG GTATACATTCAACGAGCTAGTGGATGGATACGCTCTGGCCATCTTTGGGATAAAGCAGGATTCCTGCCGGATCCCCATCCAAAGTTCACTGCAGAGGGTGGAG ATCTCAGAAGGCCAGGGCCACGTCTCCCTCCAGAGGAACATGCTGATGGATGCATGCCAAGGCCCAGAAAAGGACTTCAAGGAGATCTCAATCTTTGTCAATGTCACTGTGTTCTCTTCAG GTCTCACAATCCCCTTGTCTCTCCATGGGGTGAGATGGTCCAGGCCGAGATTTCCGGGGTGA